One window of Campylobacter sp. RM12651 genomic DNA carries:
- a CDS encoding carbon-nitrogen hydrolase yields the protein MREITKAKIKNVAKKGAKLVILQELHQSAYFCQVQNTNNFDLASDYENDLIFWSEVAKDNNIVLVTSLYEKRLEGLYHNTAIVYESDGSIAGKYRKMHIPDDPHFYEKFYFTPGDLGFRAIDTSVGKLGVLVCWDQWYPEAARLMALDGAQILIYPTAIGWLYENGVSDDSETMQDQLNAWLGVQRGHAIANCLPVVGVNRVGFEDVSLSGESSITQNEKKHFINNNETTKNGIDFWGNSFVYDAQGKELFRSNESEELEVVVAIDMKKCEQIRRWWPFLRDRRIEHYSNLTKRAIKE from the coding sequence ATGAGAGAAATCACAAAAGCAAAGATTAAAAATGTTGCTAAAAAAGGTGCAAAATTAGTAATTTTACAAGAATTACACCAAAGTGCTTATTTTTGCCAAGTGCAAAATACTAATAATTTTGACCTAGCTAGTGATTATGAAAATGATTTGATTTTTTGGAGCGAAGTAGCAAAAGATAATAATATCGTATTAGTTACATCTTTATATGAAAAACGCCTAGAAGGTTTATATCACAATACCGCTATAGTTTATGAGAGTGATGGAAGCATTGCAGGAAAATATCGTAAAATGCACATACCTGATGATCCGCATTTTTATGAGAAATTTTATTTTACTCCAGGTGATTTAGGTTTTCGTGCGATTGATACAAGTGTAGGAAAATTAGGAGTTTTAGTATGTTGGGATCAGTGGTATCCTGAAGCTGCAAGACTTATGGCTTTAGATGGAGCGCAGATTTTAATATATCCTACAGCTATTGGTTGGCTTTATGAAAACGGCGTTAGTGATGATAGTGAAACTATGCAAGACCAATTAAATGCGTGGCTAGGCGTTCAAAGAGGACATGCAATAGCTAATTGTTTGCCTGTTGTGGGGGTAAATCGTGTTGGTTTTGAAGATGTAAGTCTTAGTGGCGAAAGCAGCATTACTCAAAATGAGAAAAAACATTTTATAAATAACAATGAAACTACTAAAAATGGTATTGATTTTTGGGGTAATAGTTTTGTATATGATGCACAAGGTAAAGAGCTATTTAGAAGCAATGAAAGCGAAGAGCTTGAAGTAGTAGTTGCTATAGATATGAAAAAATGCGAACAAATAAGACGCTGGTGGCCGTTTTTAAGAGATAGAAGAATAGAACATTATTCTAATCTAACAAAAAGAGCTATAAAAGAATAA
- the cysK gene encoding cysteine synthase A, whose protein sequence is MKNILDLVGNTPVVKLNALTNDKMAQVYVKLEKFNLSGSVKDRAALAMIEEAKLQGKLNSNSIILEPTSGNTGISLALIARLMGYKACIVMPDTMSKERRDLIKTFGADLILTSGKDGMKGAINKALELAKSDNRYIILQQFENPANTKAHYTKTAEEIIKEFKTLDYFVAGVGTGGTISGAGKRLKEHFKDIKVIAVEPEQSPMLSKNTAGAHKIQGIGAGFVPAIYDASVVDDIVCVDEADAINMVRLLASKEGLLLGISSGASIFAALELAKTLPNDKKILAIAPDGGEKYISMGIFDV, encoded by the coding sequence ATGAAAAATATTTTAGATTTAGTAGGCAATACACCAGTAGTTAAACTCAATGCTTTAACAAATGATAAGATGGCTCAAGTTTATGTAAAACTTGAGAAATTTAATTTAAGTGGCAGTGTAAAAGATAGAGCTGCTTTAGCTATGATAGAAGAAGCTAAATTACAAGGAAAATTAAATTCTAATTCAATCATTTTAGAGCCAACTAGTGGAAATACAGGTATTTCTTTAGCGTTGATTGCTAGATTAATGGGCTATAAAGCTTGTATAGTAATGCCTGATACTATGAGTAAAGAAAGGCGAGATTTAATAAAAACTTTCGGAGCTGATTTAATTCTTACGAGTGGAAAAGATGGTATGAAAGGTGCTATTAATAAAGCTTTAGAATTAGCAAAGAGTGATAATAGATATATAATCTTACAACAATTTGAAAATCCAGCGAATACAAAAGCGCATTATACGAAAACAGCAGAAGAAATCATAAAAGAATTTAAAACTCTTGATTATTTTGTAGCAGGAGTAGGCACAGGTGGGACTATTAGTGGTGCTGGTAAGAGATTAAAAGAGCATTTTAAAGATATTAAAGTAATAGCAGTAGAGCCAGAGCAATCTCCAATGCTTAGTAAAAATACAGCAGGAGCGCATAAAATTCAAGGAATAGGGGCTGGATTTGTTCCTGCTATTTATGATGCTAGTGTGGTTGATGATATTGTTTGTGTAGATGAAGCTGATGCAATTAATATGGTAAGATTATTAGCTAGTAAAGAAGGATTGTTATTAGGAATTTCATCTGGTGCTAGTATATTTGCAGCCTTAGAGTTGGCAAAAACTTTACCAAATGATAAAAAGATTTTAGCAATAGCTCCTGATGGCGGAGAAAAATATATTTCTATGGGGATTTTTGATGTTTGA
- a CDS encoding agmatine deiminase family protein, with protein sequence MRAEWQKCEYILLALPHKDSDWSPYLNEILNSYLEFAKAITNHCKVLLVHHESANLDEFKKLNNIEFYCFNTNDTWIRDFGPIDNNLDFVFNAWGNKFSSNLDNAFNENLFKNYLKKDLNKIDFILEGGSIDTNGKVLLTTTECLLNDNRNQQSKEEIENTLKKYLKVQEVLWLENGVIIGDDTDSHVDTLARFIDENTIAYSSCEDENDENYASLKALEDELKKTKYNLIPLPIPSPKHYNGKRLGCTYANFVFVNDALIVPCYDDKNDELVRQKLQKALPNHKIILVNALVFVRQNGSLHCSCMNIFEE encoded by the coding sequence ATGAGAGCAGAATGGCAAAAATGTGAATATATATTATTAGCATTACCTCATAAAGATAGTGATTGGTCGCCTTATTTAAATGAGATTTTAAATTCTTATTTAGAATTTGCAAAAGCTATTACAAATCATTGTAAGGTGCTTTTAGTTCATCACGAAAGTGCAAATCTTGATGAGTTTAAAAAGTTAAATAATATAGAGTTTTATTGTTTTAATACTAATGATACTTGGATTAGAGATTTTGGTCCAATTGATAATAATTTGGATTTTGTTTTTAATGCTTGGGGGAATAAATTTAGTTCTAATTTAGACAATGCTTTTAATGAAAATTTGTTTAAAAATTATCTTAAAAAAGACCTAAATAAAATTGATTTTATTTTAGAAGGTGGTAGCATTGATACTAATGGCAAGGTATTATTGACAACTACTGAATGTTTATTAAACGATAATAGAAATCAACAAAGCAAAGAAGAAATAGAAAATACACTTAAAAAATATTTAAAAGTTCAAGAAGTTTTATGGCTTGAAAATGGTGTAATTATAGGTGATGATACGGATTCTCATGTGGATACTTTAGCTAGATTTATTGATGAAAATACTATCGCTTATAGTTCTTGCGAAGATGAAAATGATGAAAATTACGCTAGTTTAAAAGCCTTAGAAGATGAGCTTAAAAAAACTAAATATAATCTAATCCCACTACCAATTCCTAGCCCAAAACATTATAATGGCAAAAGACTAGGCTGCACTTATGCTAATTTTGTGTTTGTAAATGATGCTTTAATAGTGCCTTGTTATGATGATAAAAATGATGAATTAGTAAGACAAAAATTACAAAAAGCTTTACCTAATCATAAAATTATTTTAGTGAATGCCTTAGTCTTCGTAAGGCAAAATGGTTCATTACATTGTTCTTGTATGAATATATTTGAAGAATAA
- the epsC gene encoding serine O-acetyltransferase EpsC has product MFDNLKYDLENILKNDPAARNKLEVFLLYPGVHSVLFHRLAHFMYKKKLFFIARFISQFSRFLTGIEIHPGAIIGKGLFIDHGMGVVIGETTIIGDNVTIYHGVTLGGTGKVSGKRHPTIEDGVIIGAGATILGNITIGKNAKIGANATILKNVSPNTTMVGTIGKEIIKNIK; this is encoded by the coding sequence ATGTTTGATAATTTAAAATATGATTTAGAAAATATTTTAAAAAACGACCCAGCAGCAAGAAATAAATTAGAAGTTTTTTTATTATATCCTGGTGTACATTCTGTGTTGTTTCATCGTTTAGCGCATTTTATGTATAAGAAAAAATTATTTTTTATAGCTAGATTTATATCTCAATTTTCAAGATTTTTAACAGGTATAGAAATACATCCAGGAGCAATAATTGGCAAAGGCTTATTTATTGACCACGGAATGGGAGTTGTGATTGGAGAAACGACTATTATAGGAGATAATGTTACTATTTATCACGGGGTTACTTTAGGCGGCACAGGTAAAGTTAGTGGTAAAAGACATCCTACCATTGAAGATGGAGTAATAATTGGAGCAGGCGCTACTATCTTAGGCAATATCACAATTGGTAAAAATGCAAAAATCGGTGCGAATGCTACTATTTTAAAAAATGTATCGCCAAATACAACAATGGTAGGAACTATAGGAAAGGAAATAATCAAGAATATAAAATAA